GCTGGGGACGCGGGGTTGGTTGGAGGGCACCGGGAGCTGCGGTTGCTCCGGCCGTTGCCGGGGTCCGCCGAACTCCCCGGTGCAGCGATGCGGCGTGTTCGTCCTCGTGAGATGAGTGAGCAGATTCCCACGCGAGTCCCCTGGGAGGATCCAGGGATTCTCTGGTTGTTTTGTCCCGAAAAGAGCCGCCAtcccctcagggctggggctccccCGGACCGGCAGTTCCGCTCCGGTTCCAGCGGATGGGGACACTCAGACACCTCTGTCTCCCCGTGTCACCCCCACCCGGCagctccttcttcctctccGTGTCACCCCAGCTGACCCCGGTGCATCCCCAGAGGAATCTACCCCCGGACCCACTCGTGCCCTGCCCCGCAGGCGGATTAGGCGGATTTCCCAGGCGGGATCCTAATCCCGCTGCCCCGTGCCCGTTTATCCCGCCTGCTCCCGGGACCCGGCTTAGCCCcgggcgcgggcgggcggcggcgagCGCGGGGCGGCGGTGAGTGCGCggctcccccggccccggggcaaAACGAGGGGCAAGTCCGGGGGCGGTGGTGCTGTCCCGGGCTCGCGGGGACCGGGGAGCCTCCCCGGAGCTCGGTTCTCCCCGGGGCGTGGGCGGGTGCACCGGGCGGAACGCTGCGGGTTGGGTcgtgccgccgccgccaccaCCGGGCTCGTCACGGAGCCGCCTTGGCAGAGCTTTGCTGCCGGGCCCCGGAGCTGCTGGCCCCGCTCCAGGGGTGGGTGAATTCCCGGGAACTTGGCAGAGAGGGATGCGGGTGTCGGAGCTCGCCCTCGAGCCCGCTGCACCGGAGCAATTCCGCTCTTGGGCTGATGAGAGCCCCACCCACATCCCCCTcacggggaaactgaggcacgggcAGGTCTCAGCCTCTCCCGGGCTGCCCAGCTCGTTCTTGGGGGGCCGGACTGCTCCCTGCTCCCGGCATGGGCAGTGAATCGTGCTCCTGGCTCCTGGACAGAGCTCGTGCcccattctgctgcttttggttTAGGAAAGAATGTGATTTGAGCCTTTAGCTCCGGAAAGGAGCTTTGCTGCCGGAATGCCGTCCGGCTCCTGCCGGCCCCGGAGCTCAGCGCTGTGCCCGGCACCGTGCCCGGGCTGTGATAAGCCCCGAAGCAGAAGGCAGTGAGAGCCTGACCGTCACCCCCAGCTTGGGGCTGCCCCCCCTGCTCGCAGCCGGAGCCGAGCGATGGCCGTGGGcacccagctggggctgctgctctggaagaaCTTCACCTACCGCCGGCGGCAGCGGGTGAGTGCGCGATCGGGGTGGGGCAACCCCGAGCCGCtggtgcctggcacaggggcaggcagaggccCGGACGCTGATGGGGACCGGGAGCCCATCAGCCTCGCGTCTCCCCCAGATCCAGCTGGCTATCGAGATCCTGTGgcccctcttcctcttccttatCTTGATCTCAGTGCGGCGATCCCACCCGCCCTTCAAGCAGCATGAGTGTGAGtgtccctgagccagctgagccccctctgtgtgcccctgtgCGGGGTGACACCGGGGTGACAAACACGGGAGGTGGTCACAGGGTGCTCGGGTGTGTGTGGGGTCCTGCAGTGCCCCCCTGAAcctgcctccctctccctcaGGCCACTTTCCCAACAAGGCGCTGCCCTCCGCGgggaccctgccctggctgcagggcatCATCTGCAACATGAACAACCCCTGCTTCCGACACCCCACGGCGGGAGAGGCCCCTGGCGTGGTGGGAAACTTCGACGGCTCCATGTGAGCGgcggggctgggcagctgcGGGGCACAGCGGGGCTGGCCCGGGGTCTCACTGCCCGTCCCATGTCCCGTGTCACAGCATCTCCCGTCTCCTGAGCGAAGCCCGGCAGGTCCTGCGCCGCGGGCACGGGCAGCGGCTCCTGAGCAGCTTCGCCCGGCTCCTGCCCGCCCTGCGCCGGCTCCGGGACAGCGGCAACCAGCGGAGGGGTGAGCACCGGGGCCGGGGGGTGCCGGGGGAGCCAGACCCCTTGGCTgacccctgctcccccagctctgccggTGAGGGAATACTTGAGAGAGGACGAGACCTTCTCCCAGTTCCTGCGGGCCAACACATCTCTGCCCCCGGCGCTGGTGGATGAGCTGATGGGGGCTCGGCTCAGCCCCCGCATCGTGAGTGTCCCGCGGTGCCCATTCCCGGTGCCCGCTCCCGGTGTTCACTCCCGGTGTTCACTCCCGGTGCCCGCTCCCGGTGTTCACTCCCGGTGCCCGTTCCCGGTGTCCGCTCCCGGTGCCCGCATCGTGACTGCCCCTCTCCTTCCAGTTCTCCTTGGCGAGCCTTCGCCTCCCGCTGAAGCTCCTGGTCTGCAACGCCTCGGTCCTGGGGGGGTTCCTGGTGGGCGGCGACGCCGACTccacccagagcctgcagcGAGAGCTCTGCGcgctgcccagctcccagctccgtGCCATGGAGGgctccttcctctcccagaTGGACTTCCCACGACTCCTGGCGGTGAGCCCCCAGCGCGGCCGGGTGCTGGAAGGAGCCAGAGACCCCCTGACCTCCCCTGACCCCTTCTCATGCCCCTTGtaggagcagctgagctcagagctgggcgGAATCGCTGGCACCGTGGAAGCTTTGGGCAGCTTCCTGCGGGATGCAGCATCCCTGATGGAGGAGGTACACCCCTCATTcccctgccccctgcccacccccccgtgtccctgtcccccactGCCCCTCTCCACTCTCACCCCACTCTCCCCAGGTCTCCTCCATGCCCTGCCTGGCCGAGCTGCGTCAGGAGATTGCGGGGCTGAGGGCCCCCAACAGCAGCACGGGCGCCTTCAGAGCCCTGTCCCGCATTGCCTGTGGCCACCCCGAGGGCGGGGGGCTCAGGATCCCCTCCCTCAACTGGTACGAGGACAACGATGTCAAAGCCTTCCTGGACAGGAACAGCTCGGAGCACAGACCCGTGGCCTCGGGCAGCACCAGTGAgtggggggctgtgggaggctCAGCCGGGGGCTGTGGGGGACTGCTGGTGGGGGGCTGGTGGtgagggctcagctctgcacccccaggtcccttctgcagggagctgctccgCAGCCTGGAGTCCAGCCCCCTCTCACAGATCTTCTGGCGGGGGATCAAGCCTCTCTTTGTGGGGAAGATCCTGTACACCCCACCTGGGCCTGGCCCCGACAGTGTCATGGCTGAGGTgagtgggggctgcaggggggctgcaggggtcGGGGGGGTCTCATCCCACGTCTGCCTCACCTCCCTCTCACAGGTGAACCGAACCTTCcgggagctggctgtgctgggggagttGGGGGgtgcctggcaggagctgggacccCGAATCTACACCCTCCTCAACAGCAGCCTGGAGATGCAGGTGCTCCAGGTGTGTGACCCCAGACTCCTCCCATTGCTGTGGGGTGCAagatgggctgtgctggggtgcaACTGGCCAGGAACGGGGTgggatgcagctggagcagggtgggcTGCATGGCCTCCCATACCCTGCTGCTTTGCAGGACCTGCTGCTTGCCCcgagcacagcccagctcctggacGGGTTCCTCAACGGCACCTCCTGgaagctgccagagctggtCACATTCCTGACGGGGCCAGCAGGGGGACCAGGCCTCACCTGGCACCAGGTGTACGCTGATGTGGACGCAGTCCTGAGCACGCTGTCACAGTTCATGGAGGTTTGTGTCACCCTGCTGTGGGGGGCTGGCCCCTTGCACCACCCGTGCTGGCTGAGCCCTACCTGCCCTCCCACAGTGTGTCTGCCTGGACAAGATCGAGGCAGTGGCCACCGAGGAGCAGCTGGTAGCCcgagccctggagctgctggaggagcagcagtttTGGGCAGCAGTGGTCTTCCAGCCCCCCATCAATGCCACAGCCCCCGGCCTGCCACCCCACATCCGCTACAAGATCCGCATGGACATCGACGACGTCACGAGGACCAACAAGATCAAGGACAGGTTGGGGGATGCTGCCTGTGTCCATGGCCACCCTGTGCTGGTTGCCAGGGGATCCCTGGTGCCAGCACCGTGCTCTGCCCCCAGGTTTTGGGacccaggccctgcagctgaTCCCTTCAGTGACCTGCGCTACGTCTGGGGGGGCTTTGTGTACATCCAGGACCTGGTGGAGCAGGCGGTGGTGAGGGTGCACACTGGGGCTGCCCCACGGACTGGGGTCTACGTCCAGCAGATGCCCTACCCCTGCTACGTGGATGATGTGTGAGTAGAGGGGCAGTCCCACACCCTGGGATGGTTGGGTGACCCCCCCTGCTGCAGTGGGGGACACATCCAAGCATCCTGCActggggaggtggcacagggctAGTCgtgccctggtgtccctggctCAAGAGAGGCCCAGGGGTGTGGAGCTAAGGGTGGAATGGCTGGTGGTATCTGCCCAGGTTCTTGAGGGTCCTGAACCGCTCGCTGCCTCTCTTCATGACTCTGGCCTGGATCTACTCAGTGGCCATGATCATCAAGGGGGTGGTGCACGAGAAGGAGACGCGTCTCAAGGAGACCATGAAGACCATGGGGCTGAGCAGCGGGATCCTCTGGCTCAGCTGGTTCCTCAGCAGCTTCATCCCcttcctcctcagctctgccctccttgTCCTCATCCTCAAGGCAGGTTGCAGGTCTCAGGGGACAGCATGGGTGGGAGCCAGCGTGGGCGGCTCCACAAGCTCCAACCTGCCTCCATCCACAGCTGGGAAACATCCTGCCCTACAGTGACCCAGCagtcatcttcctcttcctcggCACCTTCTCAGTGGCCACCATCAGCCAATGCTTCCTCATCAGCACCTTCTTCCCCCGTGCCAACCTGGCCTCGGCGTGCGGTGGCATCATTTACTTCTCTCTGTACCTGCCCTACGTACTGTGCGTGGCCTGGCGCGACTACATCACCTTCCCACTCCGTGTCCTTGTGGTGAGCTGGGATCTGCCCCTCTGCCatgcccctgctgctctggctgggggGCTTTGGGCTGCACCCCCCCCAGGTCAGTTTTTGCCCTCACTGCCTTTCTGGCTGTCCTCAGAGCCTGCTGTCCCCCGTGGCCTTTGGTTTCGGCTGTGATTACTTCTCTCTCTACGAGGAGCAGGGGGTGGGCATCCAGTGGCACAACCTGGCTGCCAGCCCCGTGCCAGGAGACCCGTACAGCTTTGCTGCAgccatggggctgctgctgctggacgCTGTCCTCTATGGCCTGGCCACCTGGTACATTGAGGGTGTCTTCCCAGGTGAgtgcagctctcctgagccccagctgccaCTCAGCCCTGGCCCCACTTAACCCCTTCTGCTGCAGGTCAGTACGGGATCCCCAAGCCCTGGAATTTCCCTTTCATGAAGAGCTACTGGTTTGGAGAGTCATCCTCATCTGGGCATTCCCTGtaccacagcagctcccacactgCACCCCAAGGTGagtccctgcccaccctgcagctgcctggctgagggcagcagccaTAGAGCCCTCCAGCTCAGGCCTTGCTCCCCAGTGGAGGGCCCTGCACCCCATGGCAAGGGGACATCTCTGGAGACACCTCTggagacagggctggggacacctttgGGGAAACCTttggggacagagctggtgTTTGGGACAGAGTTGCTGAGGTATTTTGGGGTCATTGCCAGGGAGGCTTTGGGGTCACTGAcaagggggttttggggtcactgctggggaggtttggggtcacTGCCAAGAGGGTTCTGGGGTTGCTGCCGGGGAGGTTTGGGATTGCTGCCAAAGGGGTCCTGGCTGGGGTGTGACCCCTTGGTGGCTTCCAGTGCTGGTGGAGGAGCCACCTGCTGATCTCCAGCCCGGCGTCTCCATCCGCAACCTGGTGAAGGTCTATGGCAGCAGCGGCCGTGCGGCCGTCAACGGGCTGAGCCTGGACTTCTACGAGGGGCAGATCACATCCTTCCTGGGCCACAACGGCGCTGGAAAGACCACCACCATGTGAGCCACCCCAGAGGGGCTGCGTGGccatggctggggacaggagctgagCCTGATTCTGTCCCCACACAGGAGAGGATACCCTGGCCCAAGCCttgctgcccctgtgctccaTGACCCACTTTTCTCACCGCTTCCAGGTCCATCCTGACTGGCCTCCTGCCCCCCACCTCGGGCACTGCTTATATCCTGGGCTGGGACATCCGCTCTGATATCGACAGCATCCGCAAGTCCATGGGGACGTGTCCCCAGCACAACGTGCTCTTCGACATgtaggcagggctggggtggggtggggagtgatgcagggctgtcccctcaATCCTTGTGCCCCTCTGTCGGAGTGTTGGGGGGCAGGACGGtcgggatggatggagatgagagatctctgcagccaggtcatggaacttggggtttattgcaaagggcctgggtgcagggccctgctgggagctgccagccacagctcggagcaggcctgagagaggAGAGCggtagagaggatgagagggtaagagagtaaaagggtaagagcGTAAAAGGGGTAAGAGGGGTAAGAGGCAAGAGCTAAGAGAGCgaagttcccattacaatacaataaatcttcttctgtgttgaatattctaattctcactgaccaatctagtacaagatacaaatcctatagcatttacatacggcctataagaatcactacattaccatactctgttacattttaaaccctaaaaactcctctttgggcccttcTGCCAGGTTACTGGGGCCTGCTCGGACCCgtggagctgtctgcaagcagagggtgttgtttcatcaaaaggggattaccttcagccagccacaccattgttttcccattgttcagtaactaaaggatctcaaagcttgctttcatttcaatctcacttatagtttccatattctcaaaatcttttgccaggcaatcatattgataaggctttcctgtttcatcttccccaacacctCTCACCTTACCTTTCCCCCCCACAGCCTGACGGTGGAGGAGCACGTCTGGTTCTACGGGCGGCTGAAGGGGCTCTCGGAGCAGCAGGTGCAGTtggagatggagcagctgctgcaggacacgGGGCTGCCCCACAAGCGCCGGGAGCAGACCAGGAACCTCTCGGGTTCGTGCGGGGGTCGGGCTGGGTGCCGGGGCGGGGCTCCATGGCTCCGAGCCCCCCCAACGCCGTCCCTCTGCAGGCGGCATGCAGAGGAAGCTCTCGGTGGCCATCGCCTTCGTGGGCGGCTCCCGCGTGGTGATCCTGGATGAGCCCACGGCCGGCGTCGATCCCTTCTCCCGCCGCAGcatctgggagctgctgctcaagTACCGCAAAGGTGGGGCTGCGACGCCCCACTTCACCCTCTGAGGGAAGAACCTGCAATGTGGGGGTCCAGCAAGGGGGGTCAAGCCCATTGCTGGTCCCCAGGTCGCACCATCATCCTGTCCACCCACTACATGGACGAGGCGGAGCTGCTGGGGGACCGCACTGCCATCATCTCCCAGGGCcggctctgctgctgtgggtctCCCCTCTTCCTCAAGGCCAGGCTTGGCACGGGCTACCACCTCACCCTGGTGAAGCGGGACAGGAGCGGGACAGGCGGCAGCACCGGCACCGTCCCCGGTGTCACCAAAAAGGTGGGAGCCTCACCGTGGTGATCATCCCCCAAAGGGCAGCCAGTGTGTCACTACAGGACACAAAACAACATGATGCACACACAccgctgctctcaaggtgaagagaagggaagtttattttctgactccaacatttatagttttccaaaagagacagtggattggagggtgacagtgccacctctccaatgacactggacaaaccaacagtccatcaaatttctcctcctccatcaaggaatgcaaaacaataagttatttacaggaagtgtgtgagaaagtttgcaacaagaatgtcaacatcagaagggTTAGAAAACCTTAACAAATCGGGGCGACACCAGTGTCTCCATCCTGGgtactggggggcactgggggccaggtcctgctgtggggtgccaggctccagccccCCTTTCCTGCAGGATGGCAGTGACTCggagcacagcagtgacacaggcCTGGGCAGCGAGCGGGGCAGTGATGCCAGCGCCGTGGGTGAGCGTTttgtcccctcagtgtcacccccagctgctccccaaacATCCCCCATCAGCCaggtgggctgggggtgcatgtggcccctctcctcctctcactGGAGGTGCAGAGGGGGatctccatcccctccatctaTCCTGGGACCCTCAGGCTGGGCACACGGAGCTGtggccagctgtgccagccagtGGCTCCTGCCCCTGAGGTTTCCAGGGTTTCCAGggtttccagccctgcccatccctccaGATGTGGCCCAGCTGTCGGCGCTGATCCAGAAGCTGGTCCCTGGCTCCAGGCTGGTGGAGGACATCGGGCACGAGGTGCTGTTTGTCCTGCCCTACAGCGGGGCCAGGGATGGGGCCTTTGGGGAGCTGTTCCGTGAGCTGGACGCAcgcctgggggagctgggggtctCCAGCTACGGCATCTCTGAC
The DNA window shown above is from Camarhynchus parvulus chromosome 28, STF_HiC, whole genome shotgun sequence and carries:
- the ABCA7 gene encoding phospholipid-transporting ATPase ABCA7 isoform X2, yielding MAVGTQLGLLLWKNFTYRRRQRIQLAIEILWPLFLFLILISVRRSHPPFKQHECHFPNKALPSAGTLPWLQGIICNMNNPCFRHPTAGEAPGVVGNFDGSIISRLLSEARQVLRRGHGQRLLSSFARLLPALRRLRDSGNQRRALPVREYLREDETFSQFLRANTSLPPALVDELMGARLSPRIFSLASLRLPLKLLVCNASVLGGFLVGGDADSTQSLQRELCALPSSQLRAMEGSFLSQMDFPRLLAEQLSSELGGIAGTVEALGSFLRDAASLMEEVSSMPCLAELRQEIAGLRAPNSSTGAFRALSRIACGHPEGGGLRIPSLNWYEDNDVKAFLDRNSSEHRPVASGSTSPFCRELLRSLESSPLSQIFWRGIKPLFVGKILYTPPGPGPDSVMAEVNRTFRELAVLGELGGAWQELGPRIYTLLNSSLEMQVLQDLLLAPSTAQLLDGFLNGTSWKLPELVTFLTGPAGGPGLTWHQVYADVDAVLSTLSQFMECVCLDKIEAVATEEQLVARALELLEEQQFWAAVVFQPPINATAPGLPPHIRYKIRMDIDDVTRTNKIKDRFWDPGPAADPFSDLRYVWGGFVYIQDLVEQAVVRVHTGAAPRTGVYVQQMPYPCYVDDVFLRVLNRSLPLFMTLAWIYSVAMIIKGVVHEKETRLKETMKTMGLSSGILWLSWFLSSFIPFLLSSALLVLILKLGNILPYSDPAVIFLFLGTFSVATISQCFLISTFFPRANLASACGGIIYFSLYLPYVLCVAWRDYITFPLRVLVSLLSPVAFGFGCDYFSLYEEQGVGIQWHNLAASPVPGDPYSFAAAMGLLLLDAVLYGLATWYIEGVFPGQYGIPKPWNFPFMKSYWFGESSSSGHSLYHSSSHTAPQVLVEEPPADLQPGVSIRNLVKVYGSSGRAAVNGLSLDFYEGQITSFLGHNGAGKTTTMSILTGLLPPTSGTAYILGWDIRSDIDSIRKSMGTCPQHNVLFDILTVEEHVWFYGRLKGLSEQQVQLEMEQLLQDTGLPHKRREQTRNLSGGMQRKLSVAIAFVGGSRVVILDEPTAGVDPFSRRSIWELLLKYRKGRTIILSTHYMDEAELLGDRTAIISQGRLCCCGSPLFLKARLGTGYHLTLVKRDRSGTGGSTGTVPGVTKKDGSDSEHSSDTGLGSERGSDASAVDVAQLSALIQKLVPGSRLVEDIGHEVLFVLPYSGARDGAFGELFRELDARLGELGVSSYGISDTTLEEIFLKVAEDTALDADTTGTMKGAVPGEMGDGDVVDGELAEEPRETDLLRGAACGRVRGWALTCRQLRALFTKRMLHARRSTRGFLAQIVLPAVFVCIALLFSLIVPPFGRYPPLQLQPWMYGQQFTFFSNDAPGDPDTARLLEALLAEPGFGTKCMKEEGKGAGLCPPASHPDGFWTPSAPPSLLEALQRGNWTQTKPSPPCQCSGPGAQRMLPECPEGAGGLPPPQVQRGTGDILQNLTGRNISDYLVKTYPQIIRQELRNKKWVNEQRYGGFSLGAGSSQALPSAAEVDQAVLELRVLLNITLGSPSDRLLANLSRFIEGLDARRNIKVWFNNKGWHAMVSFLNVASNGLLRARLPPGTDPARFGITATNHPLNLTKEQLSEAALMATSVDVLVSICVIFAMSFVPASFVVFLIEERVSKAKHLQFVSGMKPITYWLGNFAWDMCNYLVPAVLVILIFLCFQQESYVSSANLPSLVLLLLLYGWSITPLMYPASFLFSIPSTAYVALTCINLFIGINGSVATFVLELFVDQNLNDINRVLKKVFLIFPHFCLGRGLIDMVKNQAMADAFERFGDKRFVSPLSWELAGKNMFAMAIEGIVFFLFTLLLQYHRFFLRLGPRALELPSLGDEDQDVARERARVASIPPHGHLLLLKDLTKVYRRRKAPAVDRLCVAIPPGECFGLLGVNGAGKTSTFKMLTGDTEVTLGEAWLKGYSVLTDLQSVHQHMGYCPQFDAITDLLTGREHLEFYSRLRGIPEEETPRVAQWGITALGLAPHADRPAGKYSGGNKRKLSTAIALLGCPPVVFLDEPTTGMDPQARRFLWERILGVIRDGRSVVLTSHSMEECEALCTRMAIMVNGRFRCLGSVQHLKNRFGDGYTVVVRAGGPGPAAVQTLLQQHFPGIVLREQHGGLLQYHLPARVASLATVFSLLAAHRGPCHIEDYSVSQTTLDQEQSDGDAGEVAAPGQDAAPSPGRRLSRFLEDDSYQESAV
- the ABCA7 gene encoding phospholipid-transporting ATPase ABCA7 isoform X1; this translates as MAVGTQLGLLLWKNFTYRRRQRIQLAIEILWPLFLFLILISVRRSHPPFKQHECHFPNKALPSAGTLPWLQGIICNMNNPCFRHPTAGEAPGVVGNFDGSIISRLLSEARQVLRRGHGQRLLSSFARLLPALRRLRDSGNQRRALPVREYLREDETFSQFLRANTSLPPALVDELMGARLSPRIFSLASLRLPLKLLVCNASVLGGFLVGGDADSTQSLQRELCALPSSQLRAMEGSFLSQMDFPRLLAEQLSSELGGIAGTVEALGSFLRDAASLMEEVSSMPCLAELRQEIAGLRAPNSSTGAFRALSRIACGHPEGGGLRIPSLNWYEDNDVKAFLDRNSSEHRPVASGSTSPFCRELLRSLESSPLSQIFWRGIKPLFVGKILYTPPGPGPDSVMAEVNRTFRELAVLGELGGAWQELGPRIYTLLNSSLEMQVLQDLLLAPSTAQLLDGFLNGTSWKLPELVTFLTGPAGGPGLTWHQVYADVDAVLSTLSQFMECVCLDKIEAVATEEQLVARALELLEEQQFWAAVVFQPPINATAPGLPPHIRYKIRMDIDDVTRTNKIKDRFWDPGPAADPFSDLRYVWGGFVYIQDLVEQAVVRVHTGAAPRTGVYVQQMPYPCYVDDVFLRVLNRSLPLFMTLAWIYSVAMIIKGVVHEKETRLKETMKTMGLSSGILWLSWFLSSFIPFLLSSALLVLILKLGNILPYSDPAVIFLFLGTFSVATISQCFLISTFFPRANLASACGGIIYFSLYLPYVLCVAWRDYITFPLRVLVSLLSPVAFGFGCDYFSLYEEQGVGIQWHNLAASPVPGDPYSFAAAMGLLLLDAVLYGLATWYIEGVFPGQYGIPKPWNFPFMKSYWFGESSSSGHSLYHSSSHTAPQVLVEEPPADLQPGVSIRNLVKVYGSSGRAAVNGLSLDFYEGQITSFLGHNGAGKTTTMSILTGLLPPTSGTAYILGWDIRSDIDSIRKSMGTCPQHNVLFDILTVEEHVWFYGRLKGLSEQQVQLEMEQLLQDTGLPHKRREQTRNLSGGMQRKLSVAIAFVGGSRVVILDEPTAGVDPFSRRSIWELLLKYRKGRTIILSTHYMDEAELLGDRTAIISQGRLCCCGSPLFLKARLGTGYHLTLVKRDRSGTGGSTGTVPGVTKKDGSDSEHSSDTGLGSERGSDASAVDVAQLSALIQKLVPGSRLVEDIGHEVLFVLPYSGARDGAFGELFRELDARLGELGVSSYGISDTTLEEIFLKVAEDTALDADTTGTMKGAVPGEMGDGDVVDGELAEEPRETDLLRGAACGRVRGWALTCRQLRALFTKRMLHARRSTRGFLAQIVLPAVFVCIALLFSLIVPPFGRYPPLQLQPWMYGQQFTFFSNDAPGDPDTARLLEALLAEPGFGTKCMKEEGKGAGLCPPASHPDGFWTPSAPPSLLEALQRGNWTQTKPSPPCQCSGPGAQRMLPECPEGAGGLPPPQVQRGTGDILQNLTGRNISDYLVKTYPQIIRQELRNKKWVNEQRYGGFSLGAGSSQALPSAAEVDQAVLELRVLLNITLGSPSDRLLANLSRFIEGLDARRNIKVWFNNKGWHAMVSFLNVASNGLLRARLPPGTDPARFGITATNHPLNLTKEQLSEAALMATSVDVLVSICVIFAMSFVPASFVVFLIEERVSKAKHLQFVSGMKPITYWLGNFAWDMCNYLVPAVLVILIFLCFQQESYVSSANLPSLVLLLLLYGWSITPLMYPASFLFSIPSTAYVALTCINLFIGINGSVATFVLELFVDQNLNDINRVLKKVFLIFPHFCLGRGLIDMVKNQAMADAFERFGDKRFVSPLSWELAGKNMFAMAIEGIVFFLFTLLLQYHRFFLRLGPRALELPSLGDEDQDVARERARVASIPPHGHLLLLKDLTKVYRRRKAPAVDRLCVAIPPGECFGLLGVNGAGKTSTFKMLTGDTEVTLGEAWLKGYSVLTDLQSVHQHMGYCPQFDAITDLLTGREHLEFYSRLRGIPEEETPRVAQWGITALGLAPHADRPAGKYSGGNKRKLSTAIALLGCPPVVFLDEPTTGMDPQARRFLWERILGVIRDGRSVVLTSHSMEECEALCTRMAIMVNGRFRCLGSVQHLKNRFGDGYTVVVRAGGPGPAAVQTLLQQHFPGIVLREQHGGLLQYHLPARVASLATVFSLLAAHRGPCHIEDYSVSQTTLDQVFMHFAQEQSDGDAGEVAAPGQDAAPSPGRRLSRFLEDDSYQESAV